A genomic stretch from Arachis stenosperma cultivar V10309 chromosome 3, arast.V10309.gnm1.PFL2, whole genome shotgun sequence includes:
- the LOC130968876 gene encoding uncharacterized protein LOC130968876, with protein sequence MADFLVEVTGDPGEDMGTRWKLHVDGASNQTFGGAGIILESPIGVVYEQSVRFEFPVSNNQAEYEALIGGLTLAAEVGARRLEVCSDSQVVTSQVNGSYQAKDPLLQKYLEKVITRFGIPEVVISDNGTQFTDKKFTEFLNGLGIRQRFSSVEHPQTNGQVESANKVILSGLKKRLDSKKGAWADELASVLWSYRTTEQSSTKETPFRLTYGVDAVIPVEIGEPSPRLLLKGVEEAVEKDLIEEAREMAHLTETALKQRVALRYNTKVLKREFGPNDLVLRRNDIGLPTPGEGKLAANWEGPYRIKKVMGKGAFKLERLDGKEVPRTWNADNLRRFYS encoded by the exons ATGGCGGATTTCTTGGTTGAAGTGACGGGAGATCCAGGCGAAGACATGggtacacggtggaagctccatgtggacggagcctccaaccagacctTCGGAGGTGCCGGGATCATCCTGGAAAGCCCAATTGGGGTTGTATACGAACAGTCGGTTAGATTCGAGTTTCCCGtctcaaacaaccaagcagaatacgaagccctcataGGAGGCTTGACCCTAGCGGCGGAAGTCGGCGCAAGAAGACTGGAAGTGTGCAGCGATTCTCAAGTCGTCACCTCCCAAGTAAACGGCAGCTACCAAGCCAAGGACCCCCTGTTGCAAAAGTACTTGGAAAAG gtgataacaAGATTCGGGATACCAGAAGTTGTCATCTCGGACAATGGCACGCAGTTTACCGACAAAAAATTCACGGAGTTTCTCAACGGCCTGGGTATAAGGCAAAGGTTCTCTTCAGTAGAACACCCTCAGACGAACGGACAAGTAGAGTCCGCCAACAAGGTTATCCTCTCAGGGttgaaaaagaggttggacagtaagaagggtgcttgggccgacgagctAGCGTCGGTCCTCTGGTCTTACCGAACCACCGAGCAGTCCTCCACCAAGGAAACTCCTTTCCGGTTAACGTACGGGGTGGACGCGGTAATACCCGTAGAAATCGGAGAGCCAAGCCCACGACTTCTTTTGAAGGGGGTGGAGGAAGCCGTAGAAAAGGACCTGATAGAGGAAGCCCGAGAAATGGCCCACTTGACAGAAACGGCGCTAAAACAAAGAGTAGCGCTCcgctacaacaccaaagtgctcaagaGGGAATTCGGGCCAAACGACCTCGTCCTGAGGCGAAATGATATCGGCCTGCCGACCCCAGGAGAAGGCAAGCTGGCGGCCAACTGGGAAGGCCCATATAGAATCAAGAAAGTGATGGGAAAAGGAGCATTCAAACTAGAAAGACTCGACGGCAAGGAAGTCCCGAGAACTTGGAATGCGGACAACCTAagaagattctactcctag